Proteins encoded within one genomic window of Companilactobacillus sp.:
- a CDS encoding MarR family winged helix-turn-helix transcriptional regulator codes for MKKEDIYNIREFDRFYTNVLQLTDKYHLHTKFTILESRILLEINRGVNTANQLLSLLKLDKGYISRVLKKLETENLITKKADSKDLRIKVLALTDDGKQALEDINQRADNQIDKLFSNVSESEIPEIIDAMKKIQTKLNQ; via the coding sequence ATGAAAAAAGAAGATATTTATAATATCCGAGAATTCGATCGTTTTTACACGAACGTTCTTCAATTAACTGATAAGTACCATTTGCACACTAAATTTACGATCTTGGAATCACGAATCTTGCTCGAAATAAATCGTGGCGTCAACACGGCTAATCAGTTGCTGAGTTTATTAAAGCTAGACAAAGGATACATTAGTCGCGTTTTGAAAAAATTGGAAACTGAAAATTTGATCACTAAAAAGGCTGATTCAAAGGACTTGCGGATCAAAGTCCTTGCTCTTACCGACGATGGCAAACAGGCTCTTGAAGATATCAACCAACGAGCAGATAATCAAATCGACAAGCTTTTTTCAAACGTTTCTGAATCAGAAATACCTGAGATCATCGACGCGATGAAAAAGATCCAAACTAAACTTAACCAATAA
- a CDS encoding GNAT family N-acetyltransferase, with protein MATIYLRKSTLSDLDAVMEIIEEARALLKKDGSPQWQNGSPNRDTLKNDIESGINWVLIVDGKIAGAATLLESAEPSYSKIFEGSWNNTTEPYATTHRVAISSKFRGMHLSKFMFTNLTTIAIEHGFKNMRIDTHEMNERMQGLAKSLGYHYRGIVYVDEPVDGKRLAYELNL; from the coding sequence ATGGCAACAATTTATTTAAGAAAATCTACCCTGTCTGACCTGGATGCGGTCATGGAAATAATCGAAGAAGCACGCGCCCTTTTAAAAAAAGATGGCAGTCCACAATGGCAAAACGGCAGCCCCAATCGTGACACCTTAAAAAATGATATTGAATCAGGAATCAACTGGGTACTGATAGTTGATGGAAAAATTGCTGGTGCCGCCACCCTGCTGGAATCTGCTGAACCTAGTTATTCAAAAATTTTCGAGGGTTCATGGAACAATACTACTGAACCTTATGCAACGACTCATCGAGTGGCTATCTCAAGTAAATTTCGAGGGATGCATTTAAGCAAATTCATGTTCACTAATCTGACCACAATTGCAATCGAACATGGTTTTAAAAATATGCGGATCGATACTCACGAAATGAACGAACGCATGCAAGGATTAGCCAAAAGCTTAGGATATCATTATCGAGGCATCGTCTACGTTGATGAACCAGTTGACGGCAAACGACTAGCATATGAATTGAATCTCTAG
- a CDS encoding ATP-dependent Clp protease proteolytic subunit: MLVPTVIEQSSRGERAYDIYSRLLKDRIIMVSGEVNSQMANTVVAELLFLDAQDSDKDISMYINSPGGSVTDGLAIMDTMNFVKSDVQTIATGMAASMASVLLSSGTKGKRFALPNSTILIHQPSGGAQGQQTEIEIAATEILKTRKKLNQILADNSGQTLETLQKDTERDNYMSAQEAKDYGLIDDIMTNKAGK, from the coding sequence ATGTTAGTTCCTACAGTTATTGAACAAAGTTCTCGTGGCGAACGTGCCTATGATATTTATTCAAGATTATTAAAAGATAGAATCATTATGGTTTCTGGTGAAGTAAACAGTCAAATGGCTAATACCGTTGTTGCTGAATTACTATTCCTTGATGCTCAAGATTCTGATAAAGACATTTCAATGTACATCAACTCACCAGGTGGTTCTGTTACTGATGGTTTGGCTATCATGGATACAATGAATTTCGTTAAGTCCGATGTCCAAACAATTGCAACAGGTATGGCTGCATCAATGGCCAGTGTCTTGTTATCATCAGGTACAAAGGGCAAACGTTTTGCCTTGCCAAACTCAACGATCTTGATTCACCAACCTTCAGGTGGTGCTCAAGGACAACAAACTGAAATTGAGATTGCTGCTACAGAAATCTTGAAGACAAGAAAGAAATTAAATCAAATCTTGGCCGATAATTCTGGACAAACTCTTGAAACTTTGCAAAAAGATACCGAACGTGATAACTACATGTCAGCTCAAGAAGCTAAAGACTACGGTTTGATCGATGATATTATGACAAACAAAGCTGGAAAATAA